A single Micromonospora luteifusca DNA region contains:
- a CDS encoding mannitol dehydrogenase family protein, with product MAVTVSASRLGLGMLRRLPAEARPLVRPGTVPTGIVHLGLGAFHRAHQAVYTEAAIGAAGGDWGIVAVAPRSTAMVEALAAQDNLFSVSTLSAAGNATRVVGALSGVRHAPSDPEAVVALLADPAVRVVTLTVTEKAYQLDPVTGQLSPDSALAADLAGGHPPSTVPGLLLRGLAARAAADAGPVALVSCDNLPANGRRLRGMLDQAVNRAVGVPGLVEWVTGNVTCPGTMVDRIVPASTPETIEMARRALGVTDLAAVAAEPYAQWVIEDDFPGGRPGWEHAGAVLTGDAGPWERLKLRTLNGVHSAAAYLGALAGRETIADALEIPHLADVLRRLIAEDVAASFTPPDGVRVVDYGEQVLARFGNAAIRHRTLQVAMDGSQKLPQRVLHTIADLRAANRSARWGALVVASWLRFALGYADDGRPLPFQDPLAGPIRAALVAGAQSPEGAVDAVFALREVVPVEVAEDDEVRTDVITWLTALQRHGVEATLAGAR from the coding sequence ATGGCGGTGACTGTCAGCGCTTCCCGGCTCGGCCTGGGCATGCTGCGCCGGTTGCCCGCCGAGGCTCGTCCCCTGGTCCGGCCGGGCACTGTGCCGACCGGCATCGTGCACCTGGGGCTGGGCGCGTTCCATCGGGCGCACCAGGCCGTCTACACCGAGGCGGCGATCGGTGCGGCCGGCGGCGACTGGGGCATCGTCGCCGTCGCCCCGCGCAGCACCGCCATGGTCGAGGCGCTCGCCGCGCAGGACAACCTGTTCAGCGTCAGCACCCTCTCCGCCGCCGGCAACGCCACGCGGGTGGTGGGCGCCCTGAGCGGCGTACGGCACGCGCCCAGCGACCCGGAGGCCGTGGTGGCGCTGCTCGCCGACCCGGCGGTACGCGTCGTGACGTTGACCGTCACCGAGAAGGCGTACCAGCTCGATCCGGTGACCGGCCAGTTGTCCCCCGACTCGGCGCTCGCCGCGGACCTGGCCGGCGGTCACCCGCCGAGCACGGTGCCAGGGCTGCTGCTGCGTGGGCTGGCCGCCCGGGCCGCCGCGGACGCCGGGCCGGTGGCCCTGGTCAGCTGTGACAACCTGCCGGCCAACGGCCGACGTCTGCGCGGCATGCTCGACCAGGCGGTCAACCGTGCCGTCGGGGTGCCCGGGCTGGTCGAGTGGGTCACCGGCAACGTCACCTGCCCGGGCACCATGGTGGACCGGATCGTGCCGGCCAGCACACCGGAGACGATCGAGATGGCCCGCCGGGCGCTCGGCGTGACCGACCTGGCCGCGGTGGCCGCCGAGCCGTACGCGCAGTGGGTGATCGAGGACGACTTTCCCGGCGGCCGGCCGGGCTGGGAACACGCCGGAGCGGTGCTCACCGGTGACGCTGGCCCGTGGGAACGATTGAAGTTGCGCACCCTCAACGGCGTGCACTCGGCCGCGGCGTACCTCGGCGCGCTGGCCGGTCGGGAGACGATCGCCGACGCGCTGGAGATCCCGCACCTGGCCGACGTGCTGCGACGGCTGATCGCCGAGGACGTCGCGGCCAGCTTCACCCCACCCGACGGGGTCCGGGTGGTCGACTACGGCGAGCAGGTCCTCGCCCGGTTCGGCAACGCGGCGATCCGACACCGCACTCTGCAGGTGGCGATGGACGGCTCGCAGAAGCTGCCCCAGCGGGTCCTGCACACCATCGCCGACCTGCGCGCGGCCAACCGGTCCGCGCGCTGGGGCGCGCTGGTCGTGGCGTCCTGGCTGCGCTTCGCGCTCGGGTACGCCGACGACGGCCGGCCGTTGCCGTTCCAGGACCCGTTGGCCGGGCCGATCCGCGCAGCGCTGGTCGCCGGCGCGCAGAGCCCCGAGGGCGCCGTCGACGCGGTCTTCGCGCTGCGCGAGGTCGTCCCGGTCGAGGTGGCCGAGGACGACGAGGTCCGCACCGACGTGATCACGTGGCTGACCGCGCTGCAACGGCATGGTGTCGAGGCCACTCTGGCCGGTGCCCGATGA